The stretch of DNA GTCCATTCTCCCTCTACTTTCCTAAATATTTCAAACCAGTTGCCTAAATAGTTTCATGAACCAATCATATGATGATGGGCTGAATGTAGTCTAAACTGTTGTGAAGTTGTATCTTTTCGTGGGTTGTGGTGACAAATGTTCTCGTGGTTACACATGTCTTCATCAGTACTTCCTGTTTATGCAGTGAACCAACCTGTAACGTCATAACCTTGTTAGTCTGTCTGCAGTACTCTGCATGTTTTGAATTCTGGGTTTTGTTGTAGGCCATCTGTGAATGGGCCCATAGGGTATTCAAATAACTAGTGAAGGATTCCATTTTTCCTTTAGATTAAAATGCAATGCATCCCTTGTGCCGTATGATGTAGTCCTGCGGAGTATTGCTCCACCTTTCTATTCATCTGTATGACGGGAAGGGAAGGCAAGGcacgtttatttatatagataatttcatacacagaggcaattcaatgtgttttacataaataaaagcaaaaagaacattcaaatgaaaaataaggataaataaaaatgtgcttgtgtgtatatataataataaaaaagaacacaGTACATAATTACGGATAAGTAAAGTAACCTGCTATGTGTGCCTGAATAGACAGGTAAAGGTCTCCTGTTGTGATCTCACCTGATACTGAAGTACTTCAGTGAGGACTTCCCTAAGGGCAGATTAAACACTCTTGAGACTGGATGTTAGCATTGGTTTGGTCTCCGGTTTAGAGCCCCCTGTTTCATAACACTAGACAAGGCAGCAAGCGAAGCAGACAAATCATTCTATTAAGACTCATAGTTGCCATGACGGAGCCAACAGGATGAACAGTAACTCAATTGTACATGCAAGAGAACAGCTGGGTGCACTTTTCCTCGGGTTGAATCGATATGGGAATACTGCTCTCCTTGTGTGTGACAAAAAAGGCATCTCTATAGTCCTCTGTGGTTTTCAGTTGTATATAGCTATGCTTTTGTTGTTGCCTGTACTGATGGCAGATCTTTGGTAGATCCAGATTCAGATTTGATTTATAGTGAGTTTTTTCCAAGAACTATTAGAATAGGAAGGCAAAGAGAAGGTGAGAGCAACGGCCACAGCAGGTGGGGTTAAGGATGTTTTGACCCTCCTGGCCTTGCTCCTGTACCCCAGTCTATCCACGAGACCGATCTCACCGCCACAACTCTCCACTTGGGGTCATTAAGGCTTTGCAGTGTAATTCAGTTAGCCACGCTTGCCTTTAGATCTTTACCTTAAACATCCTATCCACCTGCCTACCATTGTGTCTCCAGATGTCTGGACAACTACTCGGTGTAGgtatttctcctcttcttcagccCTGTGTTGGCTGACCCCATTAGCTGCGGTTCTGCAGGAGTGCACCTATGGGATTAACAAGCCCagcatttttcttctctttctctttctttggtTCCTATCTGATTAGATGATCATCCCTGTGATTGAAAGAACATCCTGTGTTGACCTGAGGCTGTTTGAGCCTGAGAAGtagtgtgatgtctgtgtgagtgagggaaggGTCCCTCTGGTGGTACCCCCGGTAACTCTCCTGGCTTCCTGTCTGAAGACAAGCCACCTGCAGAGGAACCGCCAGAATAAGGCCATAGAACGACTGGACCACTGGATGGACTTTTTTTCTGATATCTTTCAGTGTTTGAGAACTGCATGTGTTTCCACTCTTTGGCAAAAATCCTGACCTCACACTCAAAGCTAATATTGCATAGAGCATATCACAGCATTCTAAGCACTAACTGTTTTACTATTCCATGAATCTAAAAGCAGAGATTTCTGCCCtcgatacacacagacacgcacactgtGAAAGTTTTCATTATGTGTTAGGGGATTTCAGCCAAATAAAACCTTCTTTGTGAAATGGGCTCCCTGGTTTCATTTCATAGCATCCAGCAGGCTACTGATAAGTCTGTACACTCCTTCTAATGCTGCCCTCCCTCGTGTGAATCCCTCGTGCTGAGGGATAGATAATCAGCCCCTGCAGTGCACTGCACTGTCCAGCGTGCCTCATGATAACATAGTGGGCAGTAGgttggacagatggacagatcaACACGTGACTGTCCGATCCCTACTACCCTCACAGAGACCGTGCaaaccaactctctctctctgtctccctctctctctctctctctctctttctctgtctctctctatttctctctctctctatctctctctccctctcgctctctctgtctctctctatctctctctctctctatctgagtTTCCATTTCCTTGCCAGTAAATGGATCTGTTGGATGCAGGCCATGTGAATCCCTCACAGGGGTGAAAAAAACAGAGTATGAAGGAATGTTCCTACTCTGTGTTACAGCTAATGTTTTGCTAAtgtggaggacaggagagagccTGTGATGGGAACAAACAGACAGTGTATGACGAGTAAGCTGTTAGGAGTGAAGAGggaggcaggacacacacacgtctatttGAACCACCAAAGCATGAAACACTTTCTGttttgcatttgtctgtgtttataatTATGTGCTTAAATCTGGTTTTGCATTAGCACCTTTTGAAACGGTTTCATGTTTCAGGGCTCTCTAGTTATTGTCGTCAGGAATATAAATCTGCCACTACATCAGTTGTTCTGTCTGGGTCCAACGCTGTGATCTCTCTACTGTAAGTCTCTATGCAACCTGCTTTATTTTTACAGAGTATTATAAAATTCTCCCCATTTAAGAGTAGGAATATCTTCCACTACAGAATACAGGTCTCATTTTTTCTGGTAGTGGTTACAGGCGTAGCTCCCCATATATggtgtgagtctgagtgcatTGTTCAACGTGGAACCACCTGTAGCCTTAACTGGGAAGCGACTCTGAAGTAGCTGTGTAATTACAGTCAGCCTAGGAGTGTCATAGCCAATTAcctcctgactgactgactgactgacttacTGTGAGGAGAGGTTATTTCTGGAAATGTACTTTTAGTCAGCAACTTTCTGCAGTCACCGAAGAGCTTAAGTGCTGAGATTAAATGGGTGACAGTAGAAGACCTTAGTCTGAATATGGTCAATTTCCCAACAAAACGGAATCTACTTTCAGGTTGGTATTGTTAGACCCAGCCCTCTGACAGTGTAGCAAGAGATACAACTTCAGGCCAAAAAGTGTATGGTCATATTCCTGACGGTTCCCTGTGGGTATTTATGGATTTTGACTTCAATGCGCTTTGCTATTCCTAGTGTCTTTGTACTTGCATTTAACTTGTGTGACTTTTCACTAGAACTTGGCAGAAGTCCAGGTATTGTTATTACTTCATTATGTCATTGCGTCCGCATTGCACatgtccttgtccttgtccttgtaCAGTGCATACGGTACCTTGTAGAGATCACACACTGTATATGGCATCCCCTTGGCAGTTTCACTCTATTGAGATCAAACCAAAAACTCCTAATATATTATGCATCATACACTTCTGACAGTTCAATAtttaatcctgtgtgtgtggtgtgtgtatgtgtgtgtgtgtgtgtgtgtttgtgtgtgtgtggtgttgctggttgatgtgtgtgtatgtttgtgaatgcatgttatgtgtgtatgtccaagagtgtgtgcgtgtgtgtgttggcttgtaGCACAGTTGTCCTGCCTCCTTACCCCTGTCCCCTAGCGAACCCAGTCAAAGCCCAGTGTTACATCACCTCACTctcctgtgctgctgctggtggtggtggcagagcGAGGTGCACAGGAGCTGCGGCGCCCAAATCCGCTGATCGCCTCCCAATCTGCCCCTGTGACGCTGAGACGGCCTAAGCCACTTAGGCCCCTAATCTCAGCCTAGGGCTGGAGAGGAAGCCCGGGGGAGGCACGCGCACCACGTGCCCCGCGGGAGGTGCCACTAAGCCTCCCATGTGAGCACCGGAGTGCCACTCAGTCCTGTGGCACAGCAGAATCCAAACATCTAGAGTTTGGTATCTATTTGTTGACTTTTATTTGTGTCTCCAAACACCCCTTGAGCGTCAGATCAATGCTTTCCactctcattccaagcataTCCGTTGTTAAATTGTGTCATTTGGCAAGTCTTTATTGTCCTTTGTTCTGTATTCATTGCTTCCTTttgttacatttagtcattttgtaTCTGTAGTGATGTTACAAGTGGCATATCAACATTTCTAATCCCTTGCGCGACTGTTTACGTTGTTACTGAAAAATGGCTTCACACTGGTGTGAAAGTTACAGTATGCCTGCAGCGGTTGTCGGTACGATTAGACATGTAGATCAGGGATTAATGTAGAGCTTGGACACTGCACTCTATGCCACAAATATGCTACATCAACATATTTTTAAGGCCTCTTGCCAAGAGGATGCGCACTGTACCTCTGCTTCTGTGCATATCTAATGCAAAGACAAACCTTCATGCAGATTGGGCTGTGTGATTTTACCCACAGCACAAAAGCATAATTACatataaaaaacataataatataattaaataattagaAAAGCATAGCccacacattacattttttgggGGTTCAGACAGTAAAGTCCATCTGGAGAATACtcgggctgctgctgctgcctacTGCCGCTACCATTTCACCCGCAAGGCAAGGGAGTGAATGTTAAGTACATGTACCACCTGTAGTGACTTGGAAATAGCTgagcagaaatgtgtgtgtgtgtgtgtgtgtgtgtagatgctgtatgagtgtgtgtgtgtgtgtgtgtgtctctgtgtgtgtgtgtgtgtgtgtgtgtgtgtgtgtgtgtgtgtgtgtctgtgtctgtgtctgtgtctgtgtgtgtatgcgtgtatgtgctgtatgagtgcgtgtgtgtttgaggtgaaTGTGTACAGTATTTGTGTGATAAATTGCATGACAGGTGGCTTGGAGTATTGGGAAACATTAAGGATTAAAGAGTTATGGCTGTTTTTATACCAGTTTCATCACAGTTACCTGCACAAACATTCCTTTATCTTCATCAGAATTGATGAATGTAAACGTAATATGAACATGATCAATTCTTTGTCATTCTTTCTTAAATAACATTCATGCAGCAATCGGATTTCTGATTTAATTCCATTGAGTTCAGCATCTGATGGTGTTGTTTTCATTGAAGTGATTACCCTTTAAGGATGTAAGCTTGGCCCTGTCCTGATCATTACCCTGCTAATGTTCCACAGACTACCTGTGTGGTCCAGAGGACAATGTGTACGACATTGACTTCACAAGATTCAAGATCCGTGACTTGGAGACGGGCACAGTCTTGTTTGAGATCACCAAGCCTCCATCCGCCAGTGAGTCCACTGTGTTTTCTCATTTCTGTCCTGCACGTAACTCTGTGCTTAACAAAGGACTGGCTTAGAACACTGttatttctattattattattattggttaCATTGTTATTTCAATTTTTTCTTGCCAGTAGTTGTAATTTGTAGTCAGCAGCAGTAAATAATCTTGTGCATTgttgtggggttttttttcagACAAGGCAGACAAGCTTGTTGACCCCAATGCGGGGCGTTTTGTACGGTACCAGTTCACCCCTGCGTTCCTGAAACTACGCCAAGTCGGAGCCACGTAAGTCTGAAGAAGTCGTACGAATGCATTGTGAAACACTGACGGACATAAATTTATAACATAAAATAATTATATCTAGTAGTGCATacacatagaaaaaaatagaTAGCATGAATATAGAAAATTGTTATATCTGTTGCAGTTTGGTTGTTGCCTACAAGCTAAATGCAGAAAGGCAGTGACAACGGCAGCTTATTTGCAGGATTTTGAAATAAATGGTCTGCATCTGATTTACGCTGTAATAGCAAGGGGAAGCAGTGGAAGCGTGCTCAACACGGGGTAGTTTGTCCCAGTTAAGCATGGATGCATGTCAGGATATGGAATGCAAATAGTGAATATGATGGgaaataacaacacaaatatacaatgcCTTTAATTGAAAAGAATACTATCCAGGGCAGAGTAAGAGATGCACTGTTGCATTAGGCTAATCATGTCAGCCATTTATGTTGGGTTGCACTCAATAACTGATCAAGGATGTATTTTCACTGCTTTCTTCTTTATGagtagaaagagaaataaaacaggCTAACACACAGTGAGCCATTTTCCTTGTAGGCTGATGGAAATGAGTTAATTAATGGTTAACTGACAGCTTTGGGCCTACTgaaatgtttgtatttatttatttatttgtttgtttgtttgtttgtttgttgtccctCTTCCATTTCTTCCCGCCCCAAGTGTCGAGTTCACCGTGGGTGACGTCCCCATCAATAACTTCCGCATGATTGAGAGGCACTACTTCCGGGAGCAGCTCCTGAAGAGCTTCGACTTTGAGTTTGGCTTCTGCATCCCCAGCAGCAAGAACACCTGCGAGCACATCTACgagttcccccctctctctgatgaGACCAGTGCGTGAATGTTCATGTTATATACATATTAAGCCAACAAGGGAATACAATAGGTGTGGATTAGTGGACTGAAATTCTTCAGGGTGTGTGAAACTCAATCAACATAGGTGGGGCTATGAAATAATGAGACTGTTATTACGAGTATATCCTAGTTATACGAGTATAACGACTTTTCTTCGTTACAATTTAATTTACagcattagtctcattatttaatagccactcCTCGTACATGCTGATTTTTTCGCAAAAATGAGGATCATGAAAAAGACTTAATCTCATCTAAAATCCATTCCGTGTAACAACGTAGTTGGAAATTCAACACTTCTGCATTTAATTGACTTCCCTTTAGGCTTCAACATACAATCAGATGCCAGAGATTTCAAAGCTGCCCTGTATACAATGTTTTCTTCACTTGGCCACAACCAAAAGGCTTTTTGGCATAATTTACAACAGGAGTCTGAATAACCCTGGAAACTCTCTGTTTTTGTTAAAGTTGTGAATGGGGAAGAATTGACAGTATATATTGTCTGCATTTTAACGTCAGTGTATTGTACTTAAATTAAATTCAGTGTGACGTATTGTGCTTAAATGTCAGTATATTGTACTTTAATCAAGTTAATTTCCTTTCTTTTCAGTGTGTGCAATGATGCTTCACCCTTACGCGACACAATCGGACAGCTTCTACTTTGTGGACAACAAGCTGGTCATGCACAACAAGGCAGACTACTCCTACAGTGGGACCCCCTAGACGTCTGTGTACTATGTAGGGATGGGAGTGGGCCCCTAGACGTCTGTGTACTATGTAGGGATGGGAGCGGGAGGGGGCCCCTAGACGTCTGTGTACTATGTAGGGatgggagtgggagggagggtagGTAGGCAGTCAGGGAAGACCTTAGGACCACTCATATGCCATgtgtccaccaccaccaccaccaccaccatcacccattagccattatttttgtttcctCCACCACTTTGACTCACTGACATCcaatggagaaaagaaaaaaagcccaCAAGGCTGTTTTTGTGGTGACCTGGGGGCTAGTGACAGGCAACACAGCTTTTAGTCACACTTTTACTTGTACATATCGACTCTTGATAGTCATCCACTGCCATCAATCACGAAACACCAGCACGCATGGAAGTCCTTAAGTGGGACCCAGTGTAGTACACAAGATCAAAGTGTGTATGAGGGATAGGGATGATTCATGCTAAGAGTTTGTTaagggttttgtgtgtgaaggacaaTGCACTGTGACTGGTTCTTTGGTTATTATGACAGTGGAGGTTACATTCCAACTTTCCATTGGAGTAGTTCTGGGATTTCGAAGAATAAACCTATTACTTGATCTGTAAGTGACtgccccactgtgtgtgtgtgtgtgtgtgtgtgtgtgtgtgtgtttgtgtgtgtgtgtgtgtgtgtgtgtgtgtgtgtgtgtgtgtgtgtgtgtgtgtgtgtgtgtgtgtgtgtgtgtgtgtgtgtgtgtgtgtgtgtgtgtatgtacgtttgGAGCCATTGGAGTAGTTCTGGGATTTCGAAGAATAAACCTATTACTTGATCTGTAAGTGACtgccccactgtgtgtgtgtgtgtgtgtgtgtgtgtgtgtgtgtgtgtgtgtgtgtgtgtgtgtgtgtgtgtgtgtgtgtgtgtgtgtgtgtgtgtgtgtatgtacgtttgtgtgtgttacttatGTATGTATCCATGTCTGTGACTGAGGaatgtatatgcttgtgtgtgttaatagttGCTCTGCAATGGTTGACGTGAGGGAAGTATATTCAGATATATATGAGTACCGATGTTTTAGTTATATTCACCTCCATCATGAAATTCTGCATAATTTTCTCAAGTATTCTCTGAAATGGGGGGGATACAAACGACACATTATTTGATATACTTGTGTTGCGTTAGATATATTTTGATAAcgtgtttgttcatttttttgtcattttgacaTTACTTGTTTTAAAGAACAGCTTGATCCAGACCAACAAGAGCATAAGCACAATATTTGAAAGGGAGGCAAAAAAGTGTGCAAAGAGAATGTGAAGAGTTGTTAAACTTCACTCAGACTAATGACTGAGATCCACCTTAAACTTTTAAAACTTCTCCATCTCACATCTCTGCGAATGCATTGCAGGTAAAATATGATTTCCGTGGCTCTATGTTTGACAGCAGAATGGAAGAAGTAGACAAAAaaatagaataaataaatataactaCAAGCCTCAAATCAGACTGAAATCTGGTTAGAGTGCTCACTTTTTGTACTTCTCCGATATAAAAAATGTGACAACCAACTATTTTAAAATATCCTGTAAAAGGGTTAGGCTTCTATATTAAATAGTGACATTTCCTGTTAAAGTTTCTCgatatatctatctgtctctatctttctgtctctctctactcccacgctttctatctatctatctatctatctgtctgtctgtctctttttagctctctctatctctgacaTTCCAGTGAGTTAGGTCCTTTGTGTCAATGTACATAGCAGGTGCTGGTTACATTGTTTAGTTGTAGCTATGAACCACTTAATGTAGTGCGTTGTACATTAGGATGACAGTTTGAGAAAAGCATTTCAGTAATAGCATGGGTGTTCTCAAAGACTCAACTCAAACCATGGGAATGAAAATGGATGAACTTGAAATACTGTTTCTAGTCAAATGTGTAACagctttatttattgttgtgatTTACTGTACAATGACTTTGAGAAActgaaaatatgtaaagttttgGACAGTTTGGATttaaaaaggaaataaatgtGAATTTTTGAGTTAAAAAGTGTTGTTTTATGGTTGGTTATTTCTGAAAAGAGTGCGTGATGATATGATATGTCAAATGTTTATAATGTCTCGTTTTTGCTTCCTGTCCAATATCTTTACAATCATGGTTTCACCTGCATTGGAAGACAACGACTGATGAACCTTTGCCTCCATTTTAGTGATCGACATAAACATCAGACCATGCTCTTTACAAGTCCTCTGGCAATTATCTCTTCATATTACAAATCTGTTTATGATCACACAGTACCATTGTTGTATAGCCCACTGACTAAATAGAACTGAATGGCACAAGAGCAGATGCCACATACCCAGGTGGCAGCACAGGCGACTAATGCATCCAAAGTAATGAGTGTGAACTCTTACTGGAACTTTTACAACTGTTGTTTATTTACAAGAGTTTATTGACATTGACATTAAATAAGATGGCCACATATTATAAAACTACATACAACATTTCATTTAGTTTCCTCAAGGAAACATTGTACCTTAAGGGAACCAGCTTGAGCGTTTTGTTTTCGCTGACACTGTTGTTCTTTTTAAGCAATCATAAAAAGTCAGATGCTCATAATAGTTTATCTATTAAGATATTAAAATGGTGGTATCTTTATAGTGTCAGCACTTTGTCCCTGGTTCATAATTTAACATCACTGGTGATTTATTAGTTCCCAAAAGGACCAAAGCTAACTGTAAAACGAATCTTTTATCAATACATGTGATTTATATTAAACCACTCAGCGGATCTCACTGCTGCGTTTTAGCAGCTACGTAATCCTTAGATTTGACTCGGTTAGATACACAGGCTTACAAGCCACTAATCCTGTAGCAATAAACACCATGTTAACCTTTGAACCTCATGTTCGTCATCCTTGATCATTTTTTTATGCCATTATATCAGGTTTTATCATCAAGGATGAAACACACAAGAATGGAAAAAGTTAATAAATACaaagtgatttttttctctGCGCTTTGTCTTTTATACATCtaacactttctttctttctttctctctctctttctttctttctttctttcatccatacttacttactctctctctctctgtttgtttctttctcacttccttcttttctttctttctttcttccttccttccttccttccttccttactctctctctctctctctctccgtttccatTTTGGCAGTGTAGCAGTAATCATCTTCTTGGTTCATATACCAGGCTTGGATGTGTTGTAGGCCCACACAGGAAAGGTGTCCAGCTGGAACATGGCTTTGCCCCAAGTGTTTATACCCAAGTTGATGGAGAGGATTCCAATCACATTCAGAATGCAGCCTGCCTTTGCCTGCAGAAGGAGATCAAACACAAGTGTTACAAAAATACACAGGACAGCATGGCCTGCCATGCTTACATGATAATAGACTTGGCAGCAACATGCTGTCAGGGGTGACGGGAGggctgatggctgatggctgatgATGACATTACATTCTCAATGCATTTTTAGGAATTTCTGGACTTCTGACAATTaagctatctctctctgcaaAGGAAGTGTCCTGCTGTGATACGTAGCTTGGCTTCCACACCTAACTGGGTTTCTGCTCTGTGACTGCGTGATGCTCTCACCATGTCAACGACTTTGAGGTTGCCATAGGAGAAGGCGATGGCGTTCGGGGGCGTGGCCACTGGCAGCATGAAGGCCAATGAAGCGGCAACGGTGCAGGGCAGCATGACGTAAAGTGGGTGGAGTTTAATGGTAGtggcctgagagagaaagacacgagACACCATGGACTGGCTTTAGCTCACAGTTTCAACATAACAAGTTAAACAAAACCTGTGTCATTACAAACTGTTTCAGCACTTCCTGCTGGCTAGGAATGAATAGGTCACCATCATTATGATCAGCGGTTGTATGTTTCATCTGATTATTTATGTACagacacatattaacacatacTGAAAATATATGATGgatattaattaattattagTACTCTCAAAGTACAATATTTCTTGATTGTTTTTAAATGCATCGTTACCCCATGAAATGTATTCCATCAAAAaagatacaaatacattttaattatcATTATTTCAATGTGTCCACTGTGCAACTAAATATTTAGGATCACAGACAGAAACCcatttcacacaccacacttatTTCTGCTATGGAAACCAAAAGCACGTAAGACTTTGTTGATGTGTTTTCCTCACTGGGCACAAAGGACACAGGATGGGGGGCAGAGAAATGGCCTTACCATGGAGGCGAGGATGGGCAGGAagagggtggtggtggctgtGTTGCTGGAGCACTCGGTGAAAGTCCCCACCAGCAGGCACAGCAGCAGGGAGATGGCGAACGGTGGGATCTGCTGCAGTGGCGCCAGGCTCTCCCCCAGCCATTTGGACAGTCCAGAGGCCTGGTCAGAGATagaggtggacagacagacagacagacaactccTTCGTTATATAACATGGAAGAACCGGTATGAAACCTAACCGTTGCCTGGATTGCCTGTACTTATGCCAGTGTTACATGTGTCTGTCTTTTCAATCAGATGTACAGGGATGTGCTAGCCTCATCAGGGCTCAGAGGGAGCCACCACTGATAAAAATGTACATTGTAATTGTGCTGTGAGCTGCTTTGGAGACAAAAGACACTGAAAAATAGATTCATGTGAGACATTTATGTTTAAGTACGTAGAATAACAACAGATGGCAGCTAATTCGGGACTGAGAAGTGTCCCCCTTATCTGGTGGATTCATCTAGGATCCGGCTGCTAATTGGATCACCCTTGTGAAAGAACAGAGAGTCATCAACATGAGCACATGTGTGAACAGTGGCCCTCGGCCCTCACCTCACTCCCGCTGGCCAGTGCGAAGCCTCCACCCAGCAGCAGGACGATGTTCCAGGGCATGCGCTCGTGTACCACATCCCACGTCAGCAAAGCCGCTGGAGCCTTCAGCTTTTTTCCTGCAGCAGGGCAGAAGAAGCAGCTTTTAGCTTCAGTGCATTCACATGCCTCAAACATTGAAAAACATTGCAGTAGAGACATTGCTAGGACATTAGAATGTGTACAAAAGTACTGACAGGTTAGATGTAATCAGAAACACGTATTTGAGGATTGACATATAATATACCTGCATATCATGAAACGAGCtaatcattttcacatcacTTCCCAAAATCCCAAAACAGCCTCACAGCATTTAGCATACGGTAGTTAGCATTGTAAGACTTAATCTCAGTGCTTCAAACCTTAATCACCTTACctgctttttttgtctttttgtcctCTTCATTACTGTCACcttcactatcactatcactgtCCCTATCACTGTTGCCACTATTGTCATTCTTGTTGCTTCCTGAACATGAAAACCTTGGCAATTTAGAGGGGATGATGAAGAACAGGGATGACATGAAGATGGCCACGGTTCCATCTGTGACAAAACTGTGGAAAAAAGGGGGTAGGTGGAATATCAGATCTTTTTTGATTTACTTAGATTTGTCATTTACCAATATTCAGGCAACGTGAACAACAGCACTGTTGAAACTGtacacaaacaatacacaaaaCCAAGATAGCTGTAAGCAAGTGTAACGGCAGCCAGTGGGTGCAATGCTAACACCTGCAGATAGCAGCAGGTACAGTTCCTGACACCTTAAGAAATGTGCTAGCGACATacactagcacccatgggttttagcctccttgctagcacccCCCTCTGCCATGtccgaggttgtgagtttgaGTCCGAtgcgggactgtgcttgtctaccCAATCCAGGTAACACTGGTGCCATGACCCAGATTGGGAGTCAGGTTTAGGGGTATAATGGTAGCCAGTGGATACAGtggtgtgcagtgagtaaacgtCACTCCCGACATCTTAAGAGACATGCTAGCGACAGACactgggttttagcctccttgctagcacgcctgcctcacataatacacacactcgcgTGACACTGTTTGGAAGTATATGCACTTGTTGGCTACTCACTCTCCGCCCTTGAAGACCGCGCTGGCCCATCCAGGCATGAACCCTGGCTCCCTGGTAAACCACAGCACCACCAGGAGCACAAAGATGGTGAGCACAGCCCCCTCAGCAAACTTCATGCGCCCCAGCTTCTTGTACTCGTTCTGCATCACCTTGTAGGCCTCCTTGTCTCCCTCATTCTTGGAGCCACAGCCAAAGGACTTCTTCATGCTGTTAGAAACATAGACAGTCATATCAAATGAACCAAACGGTCAAAAGGTCAGATGAATCAAATGGTGTAATGGTTCTGAC from Clupea harengus chromosome 8, Ch_v2.0.2, whole genome shotgun sequence encodes:
- the slc13a2 gene encoding solute carrier family 13 member 2 translates to MAGFWRWLWCHRNYVIIYLTPLIFLPLPIALPYPEVKCGYAIILMALYWCTECIPLAVTALMPVVLFPLMGIMEAGQVSIQYLKDTNMLFIGGLLVAIAVENWNLHKRIALGVLMLVGVRPALLMMGFMGVTAFLSMWISNTATTAMMLPIAQAVLAQLAATEAESDERELRGGTSNQAFELDEVTDNKQSVEDLNQSKRDEEIGIESALESRRKAREQKYLELSKGMSLSVCYSASIGGTATLTGTTPNLILKGQLDDIYPDNNDIINFASWFGFAFPNMLVMLVLSWLWLQFMYLGFNMKKSFGCGSKNEGDKEAYKVMQNEYKKLGRMKFAEGAVLTIFVLLVVLWFTREPGFMPGWASAVFKGGDFVTDGTVAIFMSSLFFIIPSKLPRFSCSGSNKNDNSGNSDRDSDSDSEGDSNEEDKKTKKAGKKLKAPAALLTWDVVHERMPWNIVLLLGGGFALASGSEASGLSKWLGESLAPLQQIPPFAISLLLCLLVGTFTECSSNTATTTLFLPILASMATTIKLHPLYVMLPCTVAASLAFMLPVATPPNAIAFSYGNLKVVDMAKAGCILNVIGILSINLGINTWGKAMFQLDTFPVWAYNTSKPGI
- the unc119b gene encoding protein unc-119 homolog B — protein: MSYSCTNTGKSQDPSSAKKSGGNNPGSCGGSGDTGSSNNSHNNRGNKANAKSNTAEAMKVKVGCNTTDGRIPATMEEELLANTIITPDDVLGLEKITQNYLCGPEDNVYDIDFTRFKIRDLETGTVLFEITKPPSANKADKLVDPNAGRFVRYQFTPAFLKLRQVGATVEFTVGDVPINNFRMIERHYFREQLLKSFDFEFGFCIPSSKNTCEHIYEFPPLSDETMCAMMLHPYATQSDSFYFVDNKLVMHNKADYSYSGTP